The Micromonospora sediminicola genome contains a region encoding:
- a CDS encoding RNA polymerase sigma factor produces the protein MTEPRQTGADVRSLTDTLIAHAQSAGGQLTSAQLARTVESAEVTPAQAKKILRALSEAGVTVVVDGSASTRRPRVAAARSATPASRATTAKTTKKAAAPAPKQAPAAEESPAPAPRKATARKAAGTTADVAAKAAAPAKATKATRATKATVAAKTAAAKSGKAGAKGEGAEGEIDPEELAAEIEDVVVEEPAELTQAAEADAASSATDNDFEWDDEESEALKQARRDAELTASADSVRAYLKQIGKVPLLNAEQEVELAKRIEAGLYAAERLRAADEGEEKLVRDLQRDLMWISRDGERAKNHLLEANLRLVVSLAKRYTGRGMAFLDLIQEGNLGLIRAVEKFDYTKGYKFSTYATWWIRQAITRAMADQARTIRIPVHMVEVINKLGRIQRELLQDLGREPTPEELAKEMDITPEKVLEIQQYAREPISLDQTIGDEGDSQLGDFIEDSEAVVAVDAVSFSLLQDQLQQVLQTLSEREAGVVRLRFGLTDGQPRTLDEIGQVYGVTRERIRQIESKTMSKLRHPSRSQVLRDYLD, from the coding sequence GTGACAGAACCCCGCCAGACCGGCGCCGACGTTCGCTCGCTCACCGACACCCTGATCGCCCACGCGCAGAGCGCCGGCGGCCAGCTCACGTCGGCCCAGCTCGCGCGCACCGTCGAGTCCGCTGAGGTGACCCCGGCCCAGGCCAAGAAGATTCTCCGTGCGCTCTCCGAGGCGGGCGTGACGGTGGTCGTGGACGGCTCGGCGAGCACCCGCCGCCCGCGGGTCGCCGCGGCCCGGTCCGCCACCCCGGCCTCCCGGGCGACCACCGCCAAGACCACCAAGAAGGCCGCCGCGCCCGCCCCGAAGCAGGCGCCCGCCGCCGAGGAGTCCCCGGCGCCGGCCCCGCGGAAGGCGACGGCGCGCAAGGCCGCCGGCACCACCGCCGACGTGGCCGCCAAGGCCGCCGCCCCGGCGAAGGCCACCAAGGCGACCCGGGCCACCAAGGCCACCGTGGCCGCCAAGACCGCCGCGGCGAAGTCCGGCAAGGCCGGCGCCAAGGGCGAGGGCGCCGAGGGCGAGATCGACCCGGAGGAGCTGGCCGCCGAGATCGAGGACGTCGTGGTCGAGGAGCCGGCCGAGCTGACCCAGGCCGCCGAGGCCGACGCCGCCAGCTCCGCCACCGACAACGACTTCGAGTGGGACGACGAGGAGTCCGAGGCGCTCAAGCAGGCGCGCCGGGACGCCGAGCTGACCGCCTCCGCCGACTCGGTCCGGGCCTACCTCAAGCAGATCGGCAAGGTGCCGCTGCTCAACGCCGAGCAGGAGGTCGAGCTCGCCAAGCGGATCGAGGCCGGCCTCTACGCCGCCGAGCGGCTGCGCGCCGCCGACGAGGGCGAGGAGAAGCTGGTCCGCGACCTGCAGCGCGACCTGATGTGGATCTCCCGGGACGGTGAGCGGGCCAAGAACCACCTGCTGGAGGCCAACCTCCGCCTGGTGGTCTCGCTGGCCAAGCGCTACACCGGACGCGGCATGGCCTTCCTCGACCTGATCCAGGAGGGCAACCTCGGCCTGATCCGCGCGGTCGAGAAGTTCGACTACACCAAGGGCTACAAGTTCTCCACGTACGCCACCTGGTGGATCCGCCAGGCCATCACCCGCGCCATGGCCGACCAGGCCCGCACCATCCGCATCCCGGTGCACATGGTCGAGGTGATCAACAAGCTCGGCCGGATCCAGCGCGAGCTGCTCCAGGACCTGGGCCGCGAGCCCACTCCGGAGGAGCTGGCCAAGGAGATGGACATCACACCGGAGAAGGTGCTGGAGATCCAGCAGTACGCCCGGGAGCCCATCTCGCTCGACCAGACCATCGGTGACGAGGGTGACAGCCAGCTCGGCGACTTCATCGAGGACTCCGAGGCCGTGGTGGCGGTCGACGCGGTGTCGTTCTCGCTGCTGCAGGACCAGCTCCAGCAGGTCCTGCAGACGCTGTCCGAGCGCGAGGCGGGCGTGGTACGCCTGCGGTTCGGCCTGACCGACGGTCAGCCGCGCACCCTGGACGAGATCGGCCAGGTGTACGGCGTGACCCGGGAACGCATCCGGCAGATCGAATCCAAGACGATGTCCAAGTTGCGGCACCCCTCGCGTTCCCAGGTGCTCCGCGACTACCTGGACTGA
- a CDS encoding DUF7455 domain-containing protein, which yields MTPTLTPPPETVSPPAADERCDRCNAAGKLRITLAGGSELVFCGHHANKYAEDLVKITVRYASDPEFSWRGADLMAN from the coding sequence ATGACCCCGACCCTCACGCCGCCGCCCGAGACGGTGAGCCCCCCGGCCGCCGATGAACGGTGCGACCGCTGCAATGCTGCCGGCAAGCTCCGGATCACTCTGGCGGGTGGGAGCGAGCTGGTGTTCTGTGGGCACCACGCGAACAAGTACGCGGAGGATCTCGTGAAGATCACCGTGCGCTACGCGTCGGACCCGGAGTTCAGCTGGCGTGGCGCCGATCTGATGGCGAACTGA